In Candidatus Omnitrophota bacterium, a single window of DNA contains:
- a CDS encoding divergent PAP2 family protein, with product MKEIFAQLWQNKIFMTTVSSWIIAQTIKVIIGVFRYKKLDFRWFVGTGGMPSSHSAGASCLATACGLSYGFDSVYFALAASFTIVVMFDAQGVRRASGKQAKILNKIMEDIYWQGKIEEGRLRELIGHTPIEVIGGFILGVLIAFLAR from the coding sequence ATGAAAGAAATATTCGCGCAGTTGTGGCAAAATAAGATATTTATGACCACGGTCTCCAGCTGGATCATCGCGCAGACGATCAAGGTGATCATCGGGGTATTCCGTTACAAGAAGCTGGATTTTCGCTGGTTCGTGGGGACGGGGGGGATGCCGTCCAGCCATTCAGCAGGCGCATCGTGCCTGGCTACTGCCTGTGGGCTATCCTACGGGTTTGACAGCGTTTATTTCGCCCTGGCTGCCTCATTCACTATTGTGGTTATGTTCGACGCGCAGGGTGTGCGTCGGGCGTCGGGAAAGCAGGCGAAGATCCTGAACAAGATAATGGAGGATATATATTGGCAGGGGAAGATCGAAGAAGGCCGGCTGCGTGAATTGATCGGCCATACCCCTATTGAGGTTATCGGCGGTTTTATCCTGGGCGTGTTGATCGCGTTCCTGGCGAGATAA